The genome window AATGTCCCTCTTGTTGTGCACACTACCTTGCCCAAGTATATTTCAACCATTATCCTACTATTTTTACCAGAGTGCCATAAAGCTTGCAGAGTTGCATTGAGGGAGCATAAAACAATATAATCTCAAGAATTCAAGGTTAGGAAACTAACCTGAAATACAGTGGTAGAAATTATTACTCCATCCTTCTCTCTTCAGGAAAAGCTTATTCATACCTACAGAGTTTTGCCTCCGGTATCACTTCGAATCGTGATTCATATTCATTCATCTTTACCAGAGGTTTCCTTTGATCAAGGAACTAAGCTTTGCTGCTTATGTTGGAGAATTTACACTGCAAGTTACAAGTGATCTTAGAAACATAAATTTATAGAACCAGGTTGATGACGACAGAGTACTGAATAAAACACTTAGAACCAAATACAAACGAACCAGAATGAGATGTCAAAGGAAAATACAAGTACCAGGAGTCTCTTCAACAATGCAGTCTGTCTTCCTGAAAGTAACTGTTCCCAAGATACGGATGCTATGGATGTAACAATTACAAATACTATACTCAATTAGCTTTAAAAATTAGTGACAGAGATAGTGCAGCATTACACACAAGCTTCCACTGCAAGAATTAGGACTTTAAAGGAAAAATAATATACAACAATTTGCTTCTTTCTATGTTGTACAAAAGATATGCAACAGTGGATGTCAATTCCTTGAGCAGGAACCAAAAGAAATGCACAATTAAGCAATAATCATCAAGGGTGGACATGAGTGGGTACATAAATAGCACAAAGAAAAAAAGTAAGGGCTAGGTCACATAAAGTTACATAAGAACCTGATAAGCACAATGTAGGTGTGCTGCTGAACTTACTTTTAAGCCATCGTGACCAAGAAATGCAGCACATTACAGTGTGAGCTTTGCTCCATAAATTAAGATCATAACAGCAAAAGCTAAAGAAACTAGGTGTTCTCGTGTTCTTTCTTCAAGGTGGACAATTGCAGCTTCATAGACACAAGGGAAACTTGATCAGATCATGCATTTTTTAAAGCAGCACCAGAAGTTACTGTGTCATGGCTGCTTTTTCTAGCAGCTGGCACATCATGGTTATGTTTTCCCTCATATGTTGTTATTACAGCCTTGGGATCTGTTGGTGATCTCTCAATATGCTTCCTGACATTGCATCCTGCAAAAGTGCACTTATAATAGCTCCTGCATTGAAATAAGAAGTATTAAACTATATGAAGGCCTTGCAGGATAGTCATTTTAAAAATGCTTGAGCAACAGTTTCAAATCTTATGAGACAAGCAACAACTAATTTAACAGACAAAAATAGCAACATCGAGGCAAGACACTATTGAACATAATGACTGAAAACAAATTAGGAGATCCAAATTGAAACTTGCTATCGGACAAAGTATCATCCTAGGAATGTATGGACATGTGGTATGTTGACCCACGCTAGAGATGTTGATTTCTAGATAGGCCAACTTTTGGCCTATGTGGCAGAAAGGTATCAGCATGTCCCCTGTGCTGTAAGACATTTAATCTCAGACCTAGGAGATAAAAAACCTAGAAACTACAAGTGCTTTATGCCTTAGTACCTATAGTTTaaaggaaaaacaaaaaattTACAGTGCCAATATGAACTAGTGTGCTAGAACATATCATGTGGAGTTTACTTTCATCTTCCATAATTCCGATATTTATATTGATTCTCTTGAACACATAGAAAGCAAAATTTATTGATATGGGTGGTGCTTCTAAATCATAAATTAAACCAAAACATGTAGTGTGCCTAAATGTTGGTTCATTTTCATTTCGTGCACTTTTTATTTGGTTGATGTATGGGTAAGAGACCATCAGagacataattatttattttgaggaattttaataaatttatctagTTTCTGAACTCATGAgttcttaatataaattttagtCATATATGTTATAGCAATGACTATCATTTGAGCAACACCGACCGTTATCAGCCAGCATGGTGAACATGGAATCAGCACTGGTACTTCCCTCATTGAATCAATATCTTTGGCAAGACCCTTTATAAGGTCTTGTCTTCTTTTTCCAGTGTCTAACACAAATATACATATCTCATACAGTCCCCATGATAGAGGTAAGTAGTCTATTTTATTTGTTCTTTTGGCTTTTGACTGGCAACACAAATGTCTGCAAAACACAGGCTAATAGCAGTCATGGTGCTAGAAGCCATATGGTATAGTGGTGGACTGCAGCTAGTGCAACTATATGAGCTATGTCTTCATCCTCCTGCAAGGAAACTGGAATATAAATAACTTCAATATGGGAAAAAATCAAATCGATGGATAAAATACCTCAGATTGTCATCAAAGTGTCAGGATGTAAAACAAGAAAAGATAAATGGATTATGTCACTAAAGCTAAAACTGTATAGTTGTTAAACGAAATGTTTTCAAGTGATTTATACTGCTAAAagaaaaatatctaaaaacaTTTACTCAGTTGTAGTTATGGTGGTGTTCATGAACTGGATTTAGATAATCATGTCTAACATTCTTTTTCCAGAAACATTTTTCCTTAAAATGAAATCTCCAGAGAAAAATGAGATCACGAATATCAAAAATTGCTACATTCTCATTCCATTGCCCTTTTTTTATTGTTGAATTATTTCATTTTAATCTTCTTCTGAAAATTCTCACTGCCTCCTTTAAATTTCTTATTGTCATGTCTAATCATATCAAGACACCTAAGTTTCTCATCTGCTTTCAACTTAATTTAGACCATTTTTGTGACTTTGGTGGTTCAGTAACTTGAGGCCAATCTCAATACATTGGTATGTTTGCTCCTTTGCAACATGAAAGATCAGATTTCGAGTCATGGAAACCACCTGTCTATCTTTAGTGGCAAGACCCTTACCAGACCCAATAATGAGAAAGCCTCATGCACTGCACGAGTACACTCTTTTTGTTTTTGGTGGTTTTGTAACTTTTGTGGTGCCCAAAAGGTGTTCCAGTCCATTGCTCTAGGAAGTTGTCAATTGTCATAGTTCTTGCAAAATGTTTATGTTCTTGttattcaaaatttataaatcacATTGCACATCGTTTGCTCTGAAAGAAGTTTGTGTGCACCAATCTAAAAAATGAAATTATCAGTCCCAGACCATGATTTAGCAGGCAGCCACAAGCTTCGAGTTGTATATTATATGCTTCTCATGTCATTTTAGATGTGTCGAATACTTTTAAGAAATGTTCGCCTTACCGGTCCAAATCGGTGTACTAATCGACCATCAGTATGATATGTACCCGAGGCGTACTAACATACCATATATTAGTATGACAAGGGCATACGGATGGTAtggtaaaataataaaaaatagctccaaaaatttctttaaaaaattatattagggtttttaagttagaaataacataaatttaataaaatttagcaaaaataatctaaattaagaaaaaataatgacacatatctttttcaaattttaaggagtagctttgtggtatgTTTCAGACCATACTTCCGTTaacattgaattatctacaaagaaataatttaaattattagattattttttaaaacaacttaaactttaagattcaaatgaattaagtaatcaatcgatggatacacttggttctaccaccaaaaaaACAATGAGACTCCACGGCCAATGAATCGAGTTTCTCGAtcttatgtatctgtatatcaatttaatatgtttgtcGAACCCAATCCTAAAATTAATCCCACGACATAAAATATTAGTACAtcgtatgtcattggtgcatcaatatgaCGATAGCCAAAGTCTGATCATCGTGAACCACGTGTTCGAGGTGGCTCCTGAGGCAAGGATGATTATGGCATATATTGGTGCAGAGTATAAAAAATGTTAGAACTTCTGCTTTCGCCATTGATCTACTACTCCATATCATAAAATTGATCATCAACTACTGCTCaaagaagaatgaccaactattaCCGTACTGTTGTTGGTCATAAGATTCTCTATAATATGAcggttgtgaatacgatgagcttcgctCTGTGTCTAAATCTTGTAGGCTCTGTTGCATCTACTCAAAACCATCTACTACCTTCCCCTTTCCCTTATGcgtataaacttgaccagtacctcgtCCAGCTCTATAATCTGAATCTTAGGTGACGTGTAAAATACAACTCCTCAATCTATGAACCACTCTCAAATTGTGTAGATGGGATCATCGACTCCCTAGCGTCACCTCCATCATCGGTCGAGAAATTGTTGTCCACATCTGGAGTGCGTAGGTTGTTAAATGCAATTGAGAATGTGCCTCGTCGCCCGGCTCGATTCTCTGAGAGAGTTAAAGAGATTGAAAGAGTCAAATGGGTTGAAAAATGGTGAAGGTAAAGGTTCAAAAACTCTTTCTTATGGTTCAAACGATCAAATTAACCATTTGAAACAGGGCAATCTCAGCTCTTAATTAGTAATAGACGAAATCCAATTGTTATCGATCAATATAAACCCTATATCGCCCAATACAGGGTCATATAATGGATACCACCCAATATATGGTCGTTTGTGTATCGATCCCCTATCAAATCGatacgtaccacccataccagGTGGTACAACTCGGTATAGCGAACCCTGCCCAGGAATGGTGTTTCATGTCCCGCTGTAAATCTTTGAAGCTTAAGCTACTACCTTGTACATATATTATActaagaaaagcataaaaaaccTAGGATATTTGTCAGGCCTTTTCTCTTTAAGCAATTTAGTGCCCTAGTTCTTTTCATATTTGTAATTTTTAAGAACAAAGAAACTCCGATGGCTATACAAATATGACAAAACTTTATACTTTGCAAAATGCTCATTTAATATGGCAACTTTCTGCAAGCACTTGCAATTTAAGAGCTAACTTCAAAGACAAAAATTCAGAAGTAATACCATAATATACATCTAGTGTACACATAAAGCATAATATTACATTGAAAGTACATCACAAAATTGTATAGTCAAGATATTACCTTGGATGAGGATTTCCTTTCACTACTTTTTGCCCGTATTTACGCCATCTAAACCCATCATCCAAAAGATCAACCTCACTTCTTGTCTGCACAATGATCCTAGGCTCAGTCAATGTCTTCTGAGAAGAAGCTGCCATGTTCCTGAGAATcagccgaagataatatcatgagATGTAGAATAATGAGAATATATATAGTTTTAGGGTGTATCTCATATATACCTTCTTTTAGGATCACGTTCACCATCATCTCCCACATCTGCCTTAACATCAGCCACTTCTTCGCCATCAGTTGACCCAGATATTTGTTCAGGCATCTCATAACcagattcttgatcttttctggtaATTGGAACAACCTTTATGTTGTTTAGTTTGCCAAAATTTCCATCATGATCCAGAGAGCCTAGGTTAGTATTATCAAGGTTTCCATTTGTCTCATGTGATCCGCTAGGCAAACTGCCACCTTCCTTGGCACGCTTGTTTGGTAGAGGGCATTGATGATTATGTTGGCCCTTGTAGATTATCTCGGTTACTTGACCATCTACTGAGCGTTCTACCTTTTTCTTAACTGGGCAGTTTGGATTGGTGCATTTGTAATAACTCCTAGGATAGTCACTCCCTTTCACAACCTTCTGACCATACTTCCGCCAATTGTAGCCATCATGCACAGGTTTATCAACAATGGTTGTAGTAGGTTGGGATCTTTGGTCAGATTGGAAACCTTCTGCAGATTCTAATACAGTATCAATTGGTTTAAGAGTAGGTATCTTTGGGATTAGTTGCTGTGGTGAGGAAGTAGTTGCTGCTGTTGTTAAGAAAGGTGATGGGAATTCTGCCTGACTTGACATTCTAAACTGAGATTGTGCAGCCTGGGCTGTGACTTGAGCAAGGACCTCTTGGTGGGACATTGCAAAATTCCCCTACAGGGATCGTAGTGTAAGATGCAATCAgcaattgatgaatttataaaCTAAATTGTTTCATAGAGAAGAACACCATTAACAAATCCGTATAAAGTTTATTCACATGTACCTTAACCTTCACAAACAAGTCATAGCCTAATAATAACATGACTCCAAAGACAATACTTTAGCAGTTCAAGATATCTTGAAATAGTGAAGTAGTGAAGTTCCGAAGCTGGAAAAACACGATgccaatttttatttcttaagtaaagtggaagaaagaaaaaaagatgtgTGAACATCTACTTTGAGCAAAATATTGGTTTTCCAGGATGAATCATAAGATGTGCCCAGCTAGTTGTCTAAATAAGCACAATTTTATTTAGGTTGCGTATTACAACTTTTGCATATGATTTGAGGGTTTGGCTGAAACGTAAAACAACCAACACAATTATAATCAGTAAAACATAAATTCTACATCAAGTTTAACTATTCAAATCAAATTTTTTCTCCATATATAATAGTTATATCTACCTACCAAAAAGAAGCAAATTATAATGCTTCTTAAGCTTGTCCGTAAGGACGATCATCTCTACTAAATGCTGCAGAACGATTCTTTTTATGTGTTCTACTGCAAGATGCCTAAAGATGCAAAGGTTTTGAAGATGGTTTCTTGATCCCATTAAATTCAGCTTTTAGAGAgagaaaagggggggggggggagggagatGGGGGGAGAGTGCACGGGGACAGGAGAGGGGAGCAAGGGAAGGCCAACAATACTGTAAAACCTGAAGAAACAATGATTGTCGAGCCATTGCTCACTGTTAACTAGTGGGGGCTTCTTGTACCTAAATTATTTCCTTATGAAAGGATTCCTCATTTGATCTTCATTGCAATTAATTGTTCTTGTTCCTAAGTGTCTTCCAATGCTTTTGACTAAAGTGCACTCTAAATATTGCCAACACTAAGTTAATTGAATCAAGCACATAGACAAGAAACCTTAATCTTTTTAGTAGCTTGGTAGAAGTTTATTTGATTTGTCACTACTCATGCAACTTTCTGGGAAGGATAATGATATTGCAACAAGTTGAGAGAAAGTTCTCTGCAGAGCAGAACCATGAATGACAAAATTTGGCCAATATCATTAAAAAGGTTCATGACATAACACTTGTGTTGGTGACCCCTTCCATTACATTAGTGACACTGGAACAGACCTTCCCAAGCCTCTAAATAGCAAAGTGACATCAATAGAAAGGTGTCTCTGTCTATTATGACATCTACAAGCATAATTATTTAGCTAAAGCTCTACCAAGCAATCAACATTACTTCAAACGTTGTGTCATTGAGGCTCAATGTATCATATAACCTGACCTAATGAGATAACTTAAACCATTAGCCTAAAATACTTAAGCCGAAGTCATTACTAATACACCCATCAAACCCTttttaagtcaatcttaatcattGTCCATTTTTTATGTGGGACTAAATCCGACGTTACATTATGCTCATGCAAGGAATATGTTTGTCTTAAGCTAGAAAGAAGAGGATTTCTTGCTATCAGTCTAATGCATTTTGCTTGATGAACCACCAAAGACATGACTTGCCAAAAGGGAGACCATTTCAAACCTTGCCTTCATCGGCCACAATTATCATAGTTGACCAAACAAACAATCTGATTTTATTATTTCAAATAATCATCATTTGACACAGATTAAAATCATTCACTATTTCAATCGATCACCTTGACAATGTTCAAATTCTTGCCATATACCTTACATTATTTAAAATCCCTATGCTGACCAGCAATGCTACATTACTTCAATCGATCACCTtgatattcttgccatttactttTTTGTAAACATTATTGTAAATCCCTATGCAGGCCATCTATGCTAACAATTTAACCACTTTAGAGTTCCTTACCATGCTCAGCATTCAACAACCTCAGCAACAAAGAACATCAAGATCAAGTACCATTTACTGCAAAATAAAGAACCCTACTTTGCATTCTTCTCTAGGGCCTAAATGCTTATACCTTCCTGAAGCAGTAGACCAAGACAGTTCTGCTGATAGTCTACATCGACAAGAGGAGTGCTATGTTAAAGAAAACAAGGTGAGTTGAGTAGGAGTCTATCACATCATATCATCTTTTATGAATACCAATTGTAGCTCCAACATGACAGAGTAACTGAAATTAAATAAATTCAATTTGTGCAAAAAATAGATATTCAAAATTATTAGTAAACCACAGGTAATTAGGGAACTCAGGAAGTAGCAATCTTTCGTGGTAATAGATAGAAACTTGAACGGCAAAGTTCAACACATATTTATCACTACCATCCCAACATGCACCAGACATCCACACATTTTCCCCATCAACGAAACACAGGAAACAAATTCGCAACAAGATGAAATTTTTGGTGAATCACGTACCAGGCCAGATGAGAAGAACGCAGGAGAATCAAGCAAGCTCGCAGGGCTCAACCCTGGCGGTACAGTGAAATATTGCGGCTGGCTAATCGCCAGACTCGGCGGCCTATTCTGCCCCAACACGACCAACCCGCCACCGCTCTCCAGTTCCCCACCGCTGGAGCGCTTCTCCACCTCCTTCCCCTGTTCCCCCGCGGAGCCCACCATCCTCCTCGCCGCTGCCACCGGAGAATTCATCGCACCGACGAGCAGCTGAGTGAAGGACCGGCACTCCGATTCGGGGTCATCCGCGAAGAAGCTCGACACCAGCGTCAACGGGCCGGGGCTCACCTCGGAGGCGCCCGCGCCCCCGCCGCCGCAGTGGAAAAAGCTCTCGAGGGCGAAACGGGGAGGGAGGGTTATGGTGGGCCGCGGTGGCGCCCCCGCCCTTGGAGCCACCGGCGCCGCGGCATCACCTTCACGGACTgtctcgccgccgccgccgttctcctccttcatcagaTCGTACAAAACCGCTCTCCTTCACTCTCTTACCGATAATTATAAACGAGAGCTACAAATGGGAGAATGGAGACTCCCTCCAAATTAACGATCGAATGGAGTAAAAAAGGAAAAGTTGACTTCAGACGCCACTGAATCATAATTACAATACTACCCATCACCATCTTTTTCTTAACGAATCTACCCTTGCAGGTGACGCCAATTATGATGTGCCTTCCAATTAAACGACGATGGTGGAGGGCGTTCTGGGAACTACACTAAATGCGTTGGCGGCGGGGTGGCTGTGAGGTTGCGCGATCACCCGGAGGAAGAGGCACAAGCACAGTGACCGAACACTTCGTTGGATTCTTGATCACGACACATACTATATTGATTTGATCGGTAAAAACACAAAGCGACAAGGAGAGGGGaaaagcaaaagatttcttctccttGAGATTTCGGGTCGGTGGTGTTCCAATGGTGATCGCATGAAACACGTTTACCACGATCGCAGGACGCTGAACTATACTTGTCATTAGAACCCAACGCTATCGACGCTTGCGTTCTAACAACAGCACCAACAATCCAAATacaacaaaaattaaaatttaagatcTTGAAAATAACAGAATATTCTTTATCGTAATAGGTACAAGTTGCAAGGTCATACATGATAATTAGTACCTGAATTCGCTCTGTATTCTACCTACATCCAGAAACAACTGGTGGAAGAATAATCATGTAACGGTGGCGCGTCTAATCATCTCAGTCCATCTCCGAAGTCCGAACAACACTTGCAGTTCTCTATCTCCCAATCGAATGCCAACCCATTTCCATATAGTCAGCTCTCGTTCTCATAAATGTTAACATCCATCATTGGTGGCTTCAGACTCCAAATGCTCAACGCACTTCAGGAAAGTATGTCCATTAAACGCTTCGATGATGCTGCTCCGTTCCTTCTTAAAGAAGGGTTCGCAGAAACACTGCCAAGCAAATTAAACGGCATTTCCCCTTGAGCTCAGAGAGAGACCATAAGAATTTTTCACATAGTCGTACCATATCTTTTACTGCTTGCCTTGGAATAAAGCGGCCACTGGAGAACACTTGGGTGCTGAGCAAGAAAGACTTTATAATAAGCTGGACTCTCCCAGAATAGATAATTTATTTGGCCAGCACTTACCTGGTTCAGTCGAACAAGCTTTGATAATCTTGCTTCTTTAGCCTCGGAGGTAAAGTATGATCCTAGGTAATTAACTGTTAAGCATCCTTCAGCAGAATGAAAGATGATATCCAAAGCCTGTTGTTTCTGATTTGCAGGAATTTCACAGAAGAACACTTGATTTTCATTTTGTTTGCAGCCAGACCCAATGTGAAAGAAAATGCTATCAGAGCTTCAACTTTTTTCTTCTTATTGATCACTTCTGAATCTCGTAACTTCCTACATAGAACAATGAAATAAGAATTTGCATCAAAAGTAACttcaaagaattaaaattttcaaacaaaattttgTTCAAATAAAGATCTATCATCTATCCATTTATATTATCTGATAGCAGCAGGTGATCGTTGCTTAGTCCTAATAGCAAGTCATCTTCAAGAAATGTCACCTAAAAAAGATCAATCTGGTGTTTTGTGGAACAACATAATTTGTCCACTACGCCCAGCAGTTGAGAAATGTAATGCAGAAAGACCAAAACTCCCTAGAGTCATTTTAATATCCTCCAAGATATGAGCAGTAGCAGAAAAATCAGCAAGAAGGGAAATATCCTCGATGCCTCACATTATCTTTTGAAAAACTTAATATCTTTGAACTAGTAGGGCAAACCATCAACAAAAATAAGCAA of Musa acuminata AAA Group cultivar baxijiao chromosome BXJ1-7, Cavendish_Baxijiao_AAA, whole genome shotgun sequence contains these proteins:
- the LOC135679600 gene encoding probable WRKY transcription factor 3 is translated as MKEENGGGGETVREGDAAAPVAPRAGAPPRPTITLPPRFALESFFHCGGGGAGASEVSPGPLTLVSSFFADDPESECRSFTQLLVGAMNSPVAAARRMVGSAGEQGKEVEKRSSGGELESGGGLVVLGQNRPPSLAISQPQYFTVPPGLSPASLLDSPAFFSSGLGNFAMSHQEVLAQVTAQAAQSQFRMSSQAEFPSPFLTTAATTSSPQQLIPKIPTLKPIDTVLESAEGFQSDQRSQPTTTIVDKPVHDGYNWRKYGQKVVKGSDYPRSYYKCTNPNCPVKKKVERSVDGQVTEIIYKGQHNHQCPLPNKRAKEGGSLPSGSHETNGNLDNTNLGSLDHDGNFGKLNNIKVVPITRKDQESGYEMPEQISGSTDGEEVADVKADVGDDGERDPKRRNMAASSQKTLTEPRIIVQTRSEVDLLDDGFRWRKYGQKVVKGNPHPRSYYKCTFAGCNVRKHIERSPTDPKAVITTYEGKHNHDVPAARKSSHDTVTSGAALKNA